One genomic region from Patagioenas fasciata isolate bPatFas1 chromosome 24, bPatFas1.hap1, whole genome shotgun sequence encodes:
- the HSPB2 gene encoding heat shock protein beta-2, whose translation MAARTVPHAYPMSSEYEFANPSKIYDQNFGEGVSPCEILAPALYHGYYIRPRINKQLDRGISEINLNEHKFQVFLDVCHFLPDELTVRTVDNLLEVMGQHPQKADRHGFISREFTRTYILPLDVDPLLVRATLSHDGILSIVAPRTGKEVKARVNEVKITQQEQPAGKEEQLEEGKGKEES comes from the exons ATGGCTGCACGGACTGTCCCCCACGCCTACCCCATGAGTTCGGAATATGAGTTTGCCAATCCTAGCAAGATTTACGACCAGAACTTTGGAGAAG GTGTGTCCCCATGTGAAATTTTAGCCCCTGCCCTGTACCACGGCTACTACATCAGGCCTCGGATCAATAAGCAGCTGGATCGAGGCATCTCTGAGATCAACCTCAATGAGCACAAATTCCAGGTGTTCCTGGATGTTTGTCACTTCCTGCCAGATGAGCTCACTGTCCGCACCGTAGACAACTTGCTGGAGGTGATGGGACAGCACCCGCAGAAGGCTGACCGCCACGGCTTCATCTCCCGAGAGTTCACCAGGACCTACATCCTCCCGCTGGATGTCGACCCCTTGCTGGTGAGAGCCACATTGTCCCACGATGGCATCTTAAGCATTGTGGCTCCCCGGACGGGGAAGGAGGTGAAGGCCAGAGTCAATGAGGTGAAGATAACCCAACAGGAGCAGCCAGCGGGGAAAGAAGAACAGcttgaagaaggaaaagggaaggaagagtcCTAA